A region of the Gallaecimonas mangrovi genome:
CCAAGGCTGTCATTCTGGCATACTCCTTTAGCCCGTAAGGGCCATCATTAATGGCGAGGGAAAATGGATTTTCCGATACCTGTCTACAATCTTCACGGAACCAAGTCCGCCCCTGTGCCTGCGCTGCAGGCGTTGCTTATCGCTGCGTTTGGGCTGAATGTGTCGGCTTTTTGGCTTGCCGAGCATCCAAGCGCACTGACAAAGGGGACAACCCATGACTGATCTACAAACTGCTGCCCGTCAGGCTCTTGGCTTGATGGATTTAACCACGCTCAATGACAACGACACCAACGCTAAGGTCATTGCCCTTTGCCATGACGCCGTTACACCCGTGGGCAACACGGCGGCCATTTGTATTTACCCGCGCTTTATCCCTATTGCCCGTAAAACCCTGCGTGAGCTGGGCGTCGAGGGGCAGGTAAAAATTGCCACCGTCACCAACTTTCCCGATGGCGGCGATGATATCGATATTGCCGTTAGCGAAACCCGCGCCGCCATTGCCTATGGCGCTGACGAAGTGGATGTGGTGTTTCCTTATCGCGCCTTGATGGCGGGTGACGAGCAGCTTGGTTTTGAGCTGGTTAAAGCCTGCAAAGCCGTCTGCGGCGAAGTGCTGCTGAAAGTCATCATCGAAAGCGGCGAGCTCAAAAGCCCGGCGTTGATTGCCAAGGCCGCTGATGTTGCTATTGCCGCTGGTGCTGACTTTATTAAAACCTCCACTGGCAAGGTCGCCATCAACGCTACCTTAGAGGCGAGCGAGATTATGCTCAACGCCATTAAGCAAAGCGGTAAAGATGTTGGCTTTAAGGCCGCCGGTGGTGTGCGCACCAGCGAAGACGCCGCGGCTTATTTGGCCCTTGCTGAAAAGATAATGGGCCCGGGTTGGCTGAGCGCTGCGCATTTTCGCTTTGGGGCCTCTAGCCTGCTTGGCAGTTTGTTAAAAACCTTGGGCGTTGACGCAGTGGAGCAACAAGGGGGCTACTGATGCTGGCGCAGGAAATCATCCGCAAAAAGCGTGATGGCCTGCCATTGTCCAGCCAGGAGCTTCGTTTCTTCGTCAATGGTATTCGTGACAATCAGGTCAGCGAAGGGCAGATAGCCGCGCTGGCCATGGCCATCTATTTCAACGACATGACCCTGGACGAACGGGTGGCATTAACCCTTGCCATGCGCGATTCCGGCACTGTGCTTGATTGGCGCCCCCTCGATTTGGCAGGGCCCGTACTCGACAAGCACTCTACCGGTGGCGTTGGGGATTTGGTGTCCTTGGTGCTGGGGCCTTTGGTGGCGGCCTGTGGCGGCTATGTGCCGATGATCTCCGGCCGTGGCCTTGGCCACACCGGCGGCACCCTCGACAAGCTTGAGGCTATTCCTGGCTACAACGTCAGCC
Encoded here:
- the deoC gene encoding deoxyribose-phosphate aldolase, whose protein sequence is MTDLQTAARQALGLMDLTTLNDNDTNAKVIALCHDAVTPVGNTAAICIYPRFIPIARKTLRELGVEGQVKIATVTNFPDGGDDIDIAVSETRAAIAYGADEVDVVFPYRALMAGDEQLGFELVKACKAVCGEVLLKVIIESGELKSPALIAKAADVAIAAGADFIKTSTGKVAINATLEASEIMLNAIKQSGKDVGFKAAGGVRTSEDAAAYLALAEKIMGPGWLSAAHFRFGASSLLGSLLKTLGVDAVEQQGGY